GACTTGATGGTATCACCGAAGCAAAATCACTCCTCGAATCAGACGACCCACTCCCATTAGATAATCTTCCTGAAATCCGGGAAGCTTTGAATCGTGCGGGGATATTAGACTATGCAATACCCGCTTCCGAAATATATTCAATCGGAATTTTTCTAAAAACATCAAGAGTCATTTCTTCATACTTCAGTAAAAGAAAATCGAAGTATCTACTTTTAAATCAATTAACAGAACCTCTTTATATCGACAAAATTCTTGAATACAATATTGATCGAACTATAGATGAAAGCGGACAAATTAAAGATTCCGCATCAGCCGAACTTAAAAAAATCCGGAAAGAGTTAAACGATAAATCGGAAAGCCTGCGTAAAAGATTGGATGCTATCCTGAAAAATGCTTCATCATTAGGGTGGACGCAGGAAGAATTGATAACAGCGCGCGACGGAAGAATGGTGATACCTGTAAAAATTGAGAACAAAAATCGTGTGCCGGGATTTGTGCACAGTATGTCGGCGAGTGGGGCTACGGTTTTTATTGAACCGGCAGAAACTCTCGATATGAACAATGATATCAGAAGTCTGCAATTCCAAGAATTACGGGAAATCGAAAAGATACTAAGAGAATTAACGACACAAATTCGCGATGTAAAAGACAACCTGAAACACAATGTTGAAATACTCAGCGAGCTTGATTTTCTACAAGCCGCCGCAAATTATTCAATTGAAATAATTGGCTGTGCTCCGCTATTGAATGAAAAAAATTATTTCTATCTGATTGAGGGCAGACACCCTGTCCTTTTGCTGAAACAACCAAGAGCTAAAGTTATTCCTTTAACACTTGAGTTAGGTAAAAATTTTTCCACATTAATCATAACAGGTCCTAATGCTGGTGGTAAAAGCGTTGCAATCAAGGCATTCGGTCTTTTGGCTATTATGGTTCAATCTGGTTTGCATATTCCAGCTTCTCCGGATTCAGAATTTGGTGTGTACAATAAAATTTTCGTGGATATTGGTGATGAGCAATCAATAGAGAACGACCTTAGCACATTCAGCTCACATTTGGTTAATATAAACATAATTATGAAGGAAGCTGAGGAAACGAGTTTAGTTTTGATAGATGAAATTGGAGCCGGCACCGATCCAACCGAAGGCAGCGCACTTGCCGAAGCAATTTTGGAAGATCTCACGAACCGGAAAACTCACACACTCGTTACAACTCATCACGGCACTCTGAAAGCATTCGCCCACGAAACGCAAGGAATCGAAAACGGAGCAATGGAATTCGATCATCACACTTTGAAACCAACATATCGCTTTATCTCCGGAATCCCCGGAAGCAGCTATGCTTTAGAAATGGCAAAAAGAATAGGGTTACCTGAAGCTTTAATTCAGCGTTCTATTTATTTTCGTGGTGAAGCAACTCACAGTCTCGAAAATTTATTAGTCGAAATTGAAACGAAACAACAAATCCTCAAAGACGAAATCACGCTTGTTCAAGAAGAGAGAATTAGTTTAGAAAATTTAATCTCCGAATACACAACAAAAAATAAATCGCTCCAAAAAGAAATCAAACAAATAAAGTCAAAAGCTGTGGATGAGGCAAAGGCGATAATTGATGGTGCTAATTCACTAATAGAAAAAACTATTCAACAAATACGCGAAGAAGGTGCAAGCAAATTAGCAATCAAACAAGCTCATTCTGCAATTGAACAAATCATAAGTACGCATATCAGTTTAGCCAAGGAGTTTGAAATTGAGAAAAACCACACTCTTGATGTATCATTTACGATAGGCGATAAGGTTAAACTAAAAGATAGTAACGAAGTCGGTGAAATTATTGAAGGTGTTGGTGATAATCACTTTAACGTATTATTCGGGCAGTTTAAAATTAAAGTACATAATATGAATTTAGTTAAAGTTAAATCAACCACTCCCATTTTACAACGAACTAAAAATTTGGATATACATGCCGAAAGACCATCGAGCGAAATCGATTTACGCGGAACCACCGGCGAAGAAGCAGTGATTTTATTGGATAAATTTATTGATACCGCCATTCTTTATGGCTTAAATAGGCTTGATATCATTCACGGCAAGGGGACTGGATTGCTGCAAAAAAAAGTTTCGGAGTATCTTAGGAAGCATGCTCATGTGAAATCATTTCGATTAGGTGAATGGAACGAAGGTGGGTATGGTGTTACGGTGGTGGCCCTAAAATGAAAAAAGAAATAAAAAAATTACTAATTGCAAACAGGGGAGAGATAGCTGTCAGAGTTTTACGGTCTGCAAAAGAAATGGGAATCGTAACCGTTGCAGTTTACTCGGAAGTCGATCGTCTTATGCCACACGTCCGACTTGCAGACGAAGCGTATCCTATTGGTAAAGCAACTGCAGCCGAAACATATTTACAAAAAGAAAAAATAATCGAAGTCGCATTAAAATCTAATTCCGATGCAATTCATCCAGGTTACGGTTTTTTATCTGAAAATGCTCAGTTCTCCGATATGGTGAAGAATGCAGGGCTAATATTTGTAGGCCCACCGGCGATGGCAATTAAATCAATGGGTGATAAAACAGCAGCACGTTCACTTGTAAAATCGGCGGGTGTTCCAATCGTTCCCGGCACCGATGGACCAATATTGGATATCACGGAAGCATCTGTTTTTGCTGATAAATTTGGATTTCCAATTTTATTAAAAGCAGCCGGCGGCGGTGGTGGTAAAGGAATGCGAATAGTGAACGGTTACGACGAACTCGCATCAGCATTTCGGAGTGCACAATCAGAAGCTCAATCAGCGTTCGGTGATAATCGTGTTTACGTTGAGAAATACTTAGAAAATCCTCGGCATATCGAATTCCAAATCCTTGCAGATCAATATGGTAACACAATTCACTTAGGGGAACGTGAGTGCTCTATTCAGCGCCGCCATCAAAAAATCATCGAAGAATCTCCATCTGTTATAATTACTCCTGAGCTGCGAAAAAAGATGGGTGAGGCGGCAGTTAAAGCGGCTTTAAGATCCGGATATGTTAATGCAGGTACAATTGAGTTTTTAGTGGATAAACATCGGAATTATTATTTCCTGGAAATGAATACGCGACTCCAAGTGGAGCATCCGATAACTGAAATGATCACGGGTATAGATTTGGTAAAAGAACAATTACGAATAGCAATG
The nucleotide sequence above comes from Bacteroidota bacterium. Encoded proteins:
- a CDS encoding endonuclease MutS2, which encodes MIDYLNSIAKLEFPKVKNHIKRFAVSEAAKEKINNLIPICSFEEIRNRLDGITEAKSLLESDDPLPLDNLPEIREALNRAGILDYAIPASEIYSIGIFLKTSRVISSYFSKRKSKYLLLNQLTEPLYIDKILEYNIDRTIDESGQIKDSASAELKKIRKELNDKSESLRKRLDAILKNASSLGWTQEELITARDGRMVIPVKIENKNRVPGFVHSMSASGATVFIEPAETLDMNNDIRSLQFQELREIEKILRELTTQIRDVKDNLKHNVEILSELDFLQAAANYSIEIIGCAPLLNEKNYFYLIEGRHPVLLLKQPRAKVIPLTLELGKNFSTLIITGPNAGGKSVAIKAFGLLAIMVQSGLHIPASPDSEFGVYNKIFVDIGDEQSIENDLSTFSSHLVNINIIMKEAEETSLVLIDEIGAGTDPTEGSALAEAILEDLTNRKTHTLVTTHHGTLKAFAHETQGIENGAMEFDHHTLKPTYRFISGIPGSSYALEMAKRIGLPEALIQRSIYFRGEATHSLENLLVEIETKQQILKDEITLVQEERISLENLISEYTTKNKSLQKEIKQIKSKAVDEAKAIIDGANSLIEKTIQQIREEGASKLAIKQAHSAIEQIISTHISLAKEFEIEKNHTLDVSFTIGDKVKLKDSNEVGEIIEGVGDNHFNVLFGQFKIKVHNMNLVKVKSTTPILQRTKNLDIHAERPSSEIDLRGTTGEEAVILLDKFIDTAILYGLNRLDIIHGKGTGLLQKKVSEYLRKHAHVKSFRLGEWNEGGYGVTVVALK
- the accC gene encoding acetyl-CoA carboxylase biotin carboxylase subunit produces the protein MKKEIKKLLIANRGEIAVRVLRSAKEMGIVTVAVYSEVDRLMPHVRLADEAYPIGKATAAETYLQKEKIIEVALKSNSDAIHPGYGFLSENAQFSDMVKNAGLIFVGPPAMAIKSMGDKTAARSLVKSAGVPIVPGTDGPILDITEASVFADKFGFPILLKAAGGGGGKGMRIVNGYDELASAFRSAQSEAQSAFGDNRVYVEKYLENPRHIEFQILADQYGNTIHLGERECSIQRRHQKIIEESPSVIITPELRKKMGEAAVKAALRSGYVNAGTIEFLVDKHRNYYFLEMNTRLQVEHPITEMITGIDLVKEQLRIAMGQSLSLKQKDIRFRGHALECRIYAENSENNFLPSIGKITKLRSPQGFGVREDRGVDEGNEISVYYDPMISKLITWADTRDEAIHKMTRALNEYNLAGVQTNIQACSWIINHPKFLEGNFDTHFIKEYFNPEVLRIDNKLIHEALAVAAAYIQKFEKIETQQLDGTNKEGATSNWKTKRYENFRG